A genomic window from Cumulibacter soli includes:
- a CDS encoding ABC transporter permease, giving the protein MAIAAIPIAFLAVFFLLPIGGMLQRGFFTDGALDLSAFGDTLSSPRILRLIWLTVAQAAVASVLSVLLGVPVAYCLYRLRLPGSGLLRAIVAMPFVLPTVVVGVAFRSLLNEAGPLGFLGLDGTWIAIILGLIFFNISLVARTVGSSWQGLDSRAEESAAALGASPMTVFRTITLPALRPAIVSSASVVFLFCSTAFGVVLTMGGLQYGTIETEIYLQTAHFLDLKTAAVLSVLQLVVVLGLLAFIGRWRRGVAPNPTVRVVRRRPRRSEWPVLTVLVIVLAFLLTPILALVVRSLQRGGQWTLQNYVALADEDSNPALLAPVTQALRASLIIAANATVIAVLLGVLVAFVLSRASATRGGRRATKVFDAVFMLPLGVSSVTVGYGFYITLNNPPLDLRTSSVLIPIAQATVALPLVVRTLTPALQQIDDRLRQAAMMLGAPYYRALMTVDVAVIWRPLLAAAGFAMAVSMGEFGATAFLARSDNPTLPVVIFRLISRPDAESFGMAMAASVVLTVVTVVIMGLVERLRVSTVGTF; this is encoded by the coding sequence GTGGCGATCGCGGCGATCCCGATCGCCTTCCTCGCAGTCTTCTTCCTGCTGCCGATCGGCGGCATGCTGCAACGCGGGTTCTTCACTGACGGTGCGCTCGACCTGTCGGCTTTCGGTGACACGCTCAGCAGCCCGCGAATACTGCGGCTGATCTGGCTGACCGTCGCGCAGGCGGCGGTGGCCTCGGTGCTGTCGGTTCTGCTCGGCGTGCCTGTGGCGTACTGCCTGTATCGCCTACGGTTGCCGGGAAGCGGCCTGTTGCGCGCGATCGTCGCGATGCCGTTCGTGCTACCCACCGTTGTGGTCGGCGTCGCGTTCCGCAGCCTGCTCAACGAAGCCGGTCCGCTCGGATTCCTCGGCCTGGACGGCACCTGGATCGCGATCATCCTCGGGCTGATCTTCTTCAATATCTCCCTTGTGGCGCGCACCGTCGGATCCAGCTGGCAGGGACTGGATTCACGCGCCGAGGAATCAGCGGCCGCTCTCGGCGCCTCACCGATGACCGTGTTCCGGACCATCACACTTCCGGCGCTACGTCCGGCGATCGTTTCGTCGGCATCGGTGGTGTTCCTGTTCTGCTCGACCGCGTTCGGCGTCGTACTCACCATGGGTGGGTTGCAGTACGGCACGATCGAAACCGAGATATACCTGCAGACCGCGCACTTCCTTGATCTGAAGACCGCCGCGGTACTGTCCGTGCTTCAACTGGTCGTTGTGCTCGGTCTACTCGCGTTCATTGGCCGCTGGCGTCGCGGCGTCGCGCCAAACCCGACCGTGCGTGTCGTACGGCGACGCCCGCGAAGGAGCGAATGGCCCGTGCTCACGGTGCTGGTCATTGTCCTGGCATTCCTTCTCACGCCGATTCTCGCGCTGGTGGTGCGCTCGTTGCAGCGCGGCGGGCAGTGGACGCTGCAGAACTACGTAGCGCTCGCCGACGAGGACTCGAATCCGGCACTGTTGGCTCCGGTGACGCAGGCGCTACGCGCCTCGTTGATCATTGCAGCGAACGCGACCGTGATCGCTGTCCTACTGGGCGTTCTGGTCGCCTTCGTGCTGTCGCGCGCCAGCGCAACCCGCGGGGGTCGTCGCGCGACCAAGGTCTTCGACGCGGTGTTCATGTTGCCGTTGGGTGTCTCGTCGGTGACCGTCGGCTACGGCTTCTACATCACGCTGAATAACCCCCCGCTGGACCTTCGCACCTCGTCGGTGCTGATCCCGATCGCGCAGGCCACCGTCGCTCTGCCGCTGGTCGTGCGGACGCTCACTCCGGCGTTGCAGCAGATCGACGACCGACTGCGGCAAGCCGCGATGATGCTGGGGGCGCCGTACTATCGGGCCTTGATGACGGTCGACGTCGCGGTCATTTGGCGGCCACTGCTGGCTGCTGCCGGCTTTGCGATGGCGGTGTCGATGGGGGAGTTCGGCGCCACGGCGTTCTTGGCGCGCAGCGATAATCCGACGCTGCCGGTGGTGATCTTTCGGCTCATATCGCGGCCGGACGCCGAGAGTTTCGGAATGGCGATGGCGGCCTCGGTCGTGCTGACGGTGGTGACTGTGGTGATCATGGGCTTGGTGGAGCGGCTGCGGGTATCGACGGTGGGGACGTTCTGA
- the msrA gene encoding peptide-methionine (S)-S-oxide reductase MsrA: protein MVMWGQEPVMVAEHDALPGRDGYPYRVPAMNEVLGTPLDGPWPDGTEVAVLGMGCFWGVERIFWQIDGVYSTSAGYAGGFTTYPTYEETCTGRTGHAEVVRVVYDPSRVGYDELLKTFFENHDPTTKWRQGNDVGTQYRSIILTTSPQQAETAQRVRSAYSAELVGRGYGEVTTEIKPAGEYYLAEDYHQQYLHKNPGGYCNHGFNGVTCPVGLA from the coding sequence ATGGTCATGTGGGGTCAAGAACCGGTGATGGTCGCTGAGCACGATGCGCTGCCAGGACGAGACGGGTACCCGTACCGAGTGCCCGCGATGAACGAAGTGCTGGGCACGCCGTTGGACGGCCCGTGGCCGGACGGCACCGAGGTCGCCGTACTGGGCATGGGGTGCTTCTGGGGCGTCGAACGGATCTTTTGGCAGATCGACGGCGTGTACTCGACGTCCGCGGGGTACGCCGGTGGCTTCACCACATACCCGACGTACGAGGAAACCTGCACCGGTCGCACCGGGCACGCTGAGGTGGTGCGGGTGGTGTACGACCCGTCGAGAGTCGGTTACGACGAACTACTCAAGACGTTCTTCGAAAACCATGACCCCACGACCAAGTGGCGCCAGGGTAACGATGTCGGTACGCAGTACCGTTCGATCATCCTGACCACCTCGCCGCAGCAGGCCGAGACGGCGCAGCGAGTGCGGTCGGCGTACTCGGCGGAGTTGGTCGGTCGTGGGTACGGCGAGGTGACGACCGAAATCAAACCGGCCGGTGAGTATTACCTGGCTGAGGACTATCACCAGCAGTACCTGCACAAGAACCCCGGCGGCTATTGCAATCACGGTTTCAACGGGGTGACTTGTCCGGTCGGATTGGCCTGA
- a CDS encoding 3-deoxy-7-phosphoheptulonate synthase — MNAALRQNTENLRVRQIQPLPTPREIREELPLPDDAAELVARSRKESQEVLRGEDDRLLVVVGPCSAHDPEAVLDYARRLSAVSDRLGEDLLIVMRVYFEKPRTTTGWKGLINDPAIDGSYDIPRGLRLARRVLLDVLAAGVPAGCEYLETTTPQYIADTVTYGAIGARTVESQVHRQLASGISMPIGLKNGSDGDVQVAVDACVAASAAQTFLGVDADGRGAVVMTDGNPDGHVILRGGRAAPNYDADSVAVTMALLQKANLPERVVIDASHGNSRKDHVRQAEVAREVGEQIASGSREIVGVMLESFIVEGNQKPAPSGLTYGQSVTDACMSWEATEALLDDLAGSVRARRTS, encoded by the coding sequence ATGAACGCCGCACTTCGACAGAACACCGAGAATCTTCGGGTTCGCCAGATTCAACCGCTGCCGACCCCACGCGAGATCCGCGAAGAACTGCCGCTGCCCGACGACGCCGCCGAACTGGTCGCGCGCTCCCGCAAGGAATCGCAGGAGGTGCTGCGCGGAGAAGACGATCGCCTCTTGGTGGTCGTAGGGCCATGTTCGGCGCATGATCCCGAGGCCGTACTTGACTACGCCCGCCGGCTCTCCGCGGTCTCCGACCGCCTAGGGGAAGACCTGCTGATCGTGATGCGGGTGTACTTCGAGAAGCCGCGCACCACGACGGGCTGGAAGGGTCTGATCAACGATCCTGCGATCGATGGCAGCTACGACATTCCGCGCGGTCTGCGCCTTGCCCGCCGCGTACTGCTCGACGTACTCGCCGCTGGGGTCCCGGCCGGTTGCGAATACCTCGAGACCACCACGCCGCAGTACATCGCGGACACGGTGACGTACGGCGCTATCGGAGCCCGCACGGTCGAATCGCAGGTGCATCGTCAGCTCGCGTCGGGGATCTCGATGCCGATCGGGCTGAAGAACGGCTCGGACGGCGACGTCCAGGTCGCCGTCGACGCATGCGTGGCGGCCTCCGCCGCGCAGACTTTCCTCGGCGTCGACGCCGACGGGCGCGGTGCAGTCGTGATGACCGACGGTAACCCGGACGGTCACGTGATCCTCCGTGGCGGCCGTGCCGCGCCGAACTACGACGCTGATTCGGTGGCCGTCACGATGGCGCTGCTGCAGAAGGCCAACCTGCCCGAGCGGGTCGTCATCGACGCCAGCCACGGCAACAGCCGCAAGGATCACGTCCGCCAGGCGGAGGTCGCGCGAGAGGTCGGCGAGCAGATCGCGAGCGGTTCGCGCGAGATCGTCGGGGTGATGCTGGAGAGCTTCATCGTCGAAGGGAACCAGAAGCCGGCCCCGTCCGGACTCACCTACGGCCAGTCGGTGACGGACGCCTGCATGTCGTGGGAGGCCACCGAGGCGCTTCTGGACGACCTCGCCGGCAGCGTCCGCGCTCGCCGCACTTCCTAA
- a CDS encoding EcsC family protein: protein MGLRDTLLNRVIIPRVQRATPEASGKVARVAFGKALDGIGPLRPAAVYADARLQKANGNVREAIAGIISDHTKLAAVEGFATNIGGLASKVATIPANVVGIAILQCRMVAAIAHLRGYDLGDDRVRTAVFATILGSKAVRKLLAEDRIPSRPRDIATGPPIDEKTANQIGAAVIGEIIARAAGRSTASFIGRSIPGLAGIIGGATDGWTTRQVGRYASKEHGPTL, encoded by the coding sequence ATGGGGCTTCGCGACACGTTGTTGAACCGGGTGATCATCCCGCGCGTACAACGCGCGACCCCAGAAGCCTCGGGCAAAGTCGCGCGAGTCGCGTTCGGTAAAGCGCTGGACGGCATCGGGCCGCTGCGCCCGGCCGCGGTGTACGCCGACGCCCGGCTGCAAAAAGCCAACGGCAACGTGCGCGAGGCAATCGCAGGCATCATCTCCGACCACACCAAACTGGCCGCCGTCGAAGGGTTCGCAACAAACATCGGCGGTCTGGCCAGCAAAGTCGCGACGATCCCCGCAAACGTCGTCGGAATCGCCATCCTGCAGTGCCGCATGGTGGCCGCGATAGCGCACCTACGCGGCTACGATCTGGGCGATGACCGGGTGCGTACTGCGGTATTCGCGACGATCCTCGGTTCGAAGGCGGTGCGCAAACTGCTCGCCGAGGACCGGATACCGTCCCGCCCGCGCGATATCGCCACAGGTCCGCCCATTGACGAGAAGACCGCGAACCAGATCGGTGCCGCGGTGATCGGCGAAATCATCGCTCGGGCTGCAGGCAGGTCGACCGCAAGCTTCATCGGCCGCTCGATTCCTGGGCTCGCGGGCATCATCGGTGGCGCTACGGATGGCTGGACGACCCGTCAGGTAGGCAGGTACGCCTCGAAGGAACACGGGCCGACACTCTGA
- a CDS encoding glucosaminidase domain-containing protein, with amino-acid sequence MMRRRQRTLAIVGAVLVLAMFWFFSGGDDKPDTHTKAPPTVPEQFLEYAAVPAQEGMQEHGVPASVSLAQAIVESDWGRSELTQTGRNYFGIKCDGDSPYASGCVGRPTQECDEAGLCSEVVGQFRTYDSAEDSFRDHGHFLTVNPRYAAAFQYVDNPDQFAIEVAKAGYATDPTYADKLIELMKQYDLYQYDTL; translated from the coding sequence ATGATGCGCCGCCGCCAGCGCACCCTAGCGATTGTCGGTGCCGTACTGGTCCTGGCTATGTTCTGGTTCTTCTCTGGCGGCGACGACAAGCCGGACACGCACACCAAAGCACCGCCGACGGTTCCCGAGCAGTTCCTGGAGTACGCGGCGGTTCCCGCGCAGGAAGGTATGCAGGAACACGGAGTCCCGGCGTCGGTGTCGCTCGCCCAAGCAATCGTCGAGTCGGATTGGGGCCGCTCGGAGTTGACCCAGACCGGACGCAATTACTTCGGGATCAAGTGCGATGGCGATTCGCCGTACGCCAGTGGCTGTGTCGGTCGGCCGACGCAGGAGTGCGACGAGGCAGGACTGTGCAGTGAGGTGGTGGGGCAGTTCCGGACCTATGACAGCGCTGAGGACTCGTTCCGCGATCACGGCCACTTCCTGACCGTGAACCCGCGTTACGCGGCGGCATTTCAGTACGTCGACAATCCCGACCAGTTCGCCATCGAGGTCGCGAAGGCCGGATACGCCACAGATCCGACGTACGCCGACAAGCTGATCGAACTGATGAAGCAGTACGACCTCTACCAGTACGACACGCTCTGA
- a CDS encoding adenosine deaminase, with translation MTVPQEHPLSEFIANLPKAELHVHHVGSASPEVVAELAARHPDAVVPTDPQALAKYFTFTDFAHFIELYLSVVDLIRTPEDIRSLTYGVAQSLAAQQVRYAELTCTPETSVIRGIAPEAYVEAIEDARVAAHRDFGLELQWIFDIAGENGIPGADTTLAVALDHGPSSLVGFGLGGPEIGVPRPQFKPHFDAARSAGLRSVPHAGESTGPQTMLDAIEHLGAERIGHGIAAATDPALMQLLAEREITLEVCPTSNVATRCVDSLAAHPLPTLVAAGVPVTINSDDPPMFGTTLNREYEIAADLLGLDRAGVTELARSAVRRSFAPEATKTRLLAEIDAYAAKV, from the coding sequence ATGACGGTTCCCCAGGAACACCCGCTATCGGAGTTCATCGCGAACTTGCCGAAGGCCGAGCTACACGTACATCACGTCGGCTCGGCGTCCCCGGAGGTTGTCGCTGAACTGGCCGCGCGGCATCCGGACGCAGTCGTGCCAACCGACCCTCAGGCCCTGGCGAAATACTTCACCTTCACCGACTTCGCCCATTTCATCGAGTTGTACCTCTCAGTGGTCGATCTCATACGCACTCCAGAGGACATTCGCTCGCTGACCTACGGCGTCGCTCAGTCGTTGGCGGCGCAGCAGGTGCGGTATGCGGAGTTGACCTGTACTCCAGAGACATCGGTGATCCGCGGGATCGCGCCCGAGGCGTACGTCGAGGCAATCGAGGACGCTCGGGTTGCCGCACACCGAGATTTCGGGCTGGAACTGCAGTGGATCTTCGACATCGCTGGTGAGAACGGGATTCCCGGAGCCGACACGACCCTGGCGGTCGCACTCGATCACGGTCCGTCCTCGCTCGTCGGCTTCGGTCTCGGCGGTCCCGAGATCGGCGTACCGCGGCCGCAGTTCAAACCGCACTTCGACGCCGCACGTTCGGCCGGGCTTCGCTCCGTCCCCCACGCTGGTGAGTCAACCGGGCCGCAGACGATGCTGGACGCGATCGAGCATCTGGGCGCCGAACGGATCGGTCACGGTATCGCAGCCGCCACAGATCCGGCCTTGATGCAGTTGCTCGCCGAGCGGGAGATCACCCTCGAGGTATGCCCCACCTCGAATGTGGCCACCCGCTGCGTCGACTCGCTAGCCGCGCATCCGTTACCGACACTCGTGGCCGCGGGCGTGCCGGTGACGATAAATAGCGACGACCCGCCGATGTTCGGTACGACGCTGAACCGCGAGTACGAGATTGCCGCTGACTTGCTCGGCCTGGATCGCGCCGGGGTGACCGAGTTGGCGCGATCGGCGGTGCGGCGCTCGTTCGCGCCCGAGGCCACGAAGACGCGCCTGCTGGCAGAAATCGATGCGTATGCCGCGAAGGTCTGA
- a CDS encoding ABC transporter ATP-binding protein yields the protein MDEETVPVDSNSTESNATALELDGVRVRFERTVAVEGVRLQVDAEEIVAILGPSGCGKSSLLRAIVGLEPLDGGTVTYDGVDQSAIPVHRRGFGLMFQDGQLFENLSVRQNVGYGPRRHKASRAETTAIVDELLELVGLAGYAARAPSTLSGGQRQRVALARALAAKPRLLLLDEPLSSLDASLRRRLADDLRRVLKQTATTALLVTHDHDEAFAIADRVVLMRDGKFVQQGTPREVWSAPVDEAAALFLGYARVLRSGDCVPLRHAFGLGEQTLALRANALRIAADGALVASVRSVAPALDELRLIVAIEGGEELEAVAPIDAQVATGDVVRLSLFRSGTAAISEN from the coding sequence ATGGATGAAGAGACCGTGCCGGTAGACAGCAACTCGACAGAAAGCAACGCGACGGCACTGGAACTTGACGGCGTCCGTGTGCGGTTCGAGCGCACCGTGGCTGTCGAGGGGGTGCGCTTGCAGGTCGACGCGGAAGAAATCGTCGCAATCCTCGGTCCCTCGGGCTGCGGCAAGTCGAGCTTACTGCGCGCGATCGTCGGTCTTGAGCCTCTCGATGGCGGCACCGTGACGTACGACGGGGTCGATCAAAGCGCGATCCCAGTCCATCGCCGCGGATTCGGCTTGATGTTTCAGGATGGGCAGTTGTTCGAGAACCTCTCGGTACGTCAGAACGTCGGCTACGGTCCACGGCGGCATAAGGCGTCGCGCGCCGAGACAACCGCCATCGTCGATGAGCTGTTGGAGTTGGTGGGGCTGGCCGGATACGCCGCGCGGGCGCCGTCCACCCTGTCGGGTGGTCAGCGACAACGCGTCGCCCTCGCGCGAGCGCTCGCGGCAAAACCACGGCTGCTGCTCCTGGACGAACCACTGTCGTCGCTGGACGCCTCGCTTCGTCGGCGGCTGGCCGATGATTTGCGGCGAGTACTCAAACAGACGGCTACGACCGCATTGCTGGTGACGCACGATCATGACGAAGCATTCGCGATAGCCGACCGAGTGGTGTTGATGCGCGATGGGAAGTTCGTTCAGCAGGGCACGCCCCGTGAGGTGTGGTCGGCCCCGGTAGATGAAGCTGCGGCGTTGTTCCTCGGCTACGCCCGGGTCCTTCGATCCGGTGACTGCGTCCCGCTGCGACATGCGTTCGGACTTGGCGAGCAAACGCTGGCGCTACGGGCAAACGCTCTGCGTATCGCCGCGGACGGTGCCTTGGTGGCATCGGTGCGCTCCGTGGCCCCTGCGCTCGACGAGTTGCGGCTCATCGTGGCGATCGAGGGTGGCGAGGAACTCGAGGCAGTGGCGCCGATCGATGCTCAGGTGGCCACCGGGGACGTCGTACGGCTCAGCCTGTTTCGCAGTGGGACCGCAGCGATATCGGAGAACTGA
- a CDS encoding aldo/keto reductase gives MTELPQRELGTGGPRITAVGIGCNNFGRPGTATVSFEGTRAVVDAAINSGVTFFDTAEMYGQPPGTSELLLGEALRKRNRDDVVIATKWGHQAAIASGAQDWGPKGARTYIRNALESSLRRLRTDYVDLYQFHTPDPLTPIAETLGALQELIDEGKVRHIGHTNFTAAEIEESNAAAAADGLTPFVSGQNDYSLLNRDPEQSVLPALAAAGMGFLPYYPLANGLLTGKYTQGKTPQGSRLAALKPEMLASVDWAQLQRFQAICDDADVTMLQATFGWLLARPGLTSVIAGATSPDQVAANAEAGRTDFSADVLAAIEGVFAR, from the coding sequence ATGACTGAGCTTCCACAGCGCGAACTAGGTACAGGCGGACCGCGGATCACGGCCGTCGGGATTGGCTGCAATAACTTCGGTCGGCCAGGAACCGCGACGGTGTCCTTCGAAGGAACGCGCGCTGTAGTGGACGCCGCGATCAACAGCGGCGTTACGTTCTTCGACACTGCCGAGATGTACGGTCAGCCGCCCGGGACCAGCGAGCTGCTGCTCGGCGAGGCGCTCCGCAAACGCAATCGCGATGACGTCGTGATCGCGACCAAATGGGGACATCAGGCCGCGATTGCGTCCGGCGCGCAGGACTGGGGCCCGAAGGGCGCGCGTACCTACATCCGTAATGCGCTGGAGTCGTCGTTACGTCGATTGCGCACCGACTATGTTGACCTCTACCAGTTCCACACGCCTGATCCACTCACACCGATCGCCGAAACGCTCGGCGCGCTGCAGGAACTGATCGACGAGGGCAAGGTTCGACATATCGGGCATACGAACTTCACTGCGGCTGAAATCGAGGAGTCGAACGCCGCGGCGGCGGCCGACGGACTAACCCCGTTTGTTTCCGGGCAGAACGATTACTCCTTGCTGAATCGTGATCCGGAACAATCGGTCCTGCCCGCGCTGGCGGCAGCGGGTATGGGATTTCTGCCGTACTACCCGCTGGCCAACGGGTTACTGACCGGCAAGTACACGCAAGGTAAGACGCCGCAGGGCTCCCGGCTCGCTGCACTCAAACCGGAAATGCTCGCCAGCGTCGACTGGGCACAATTGCAGCGGTTTCAGGCGATCTGTGATGACGCCGACGTGACGATGCTGCAGGCGACCTTCGGCTGGCTGCTGGCCCGACCTGGGCTGACCAGTGTGATCGCGGGAGCGACCTCGCCCGATCAAGTTGCTGCCAACGCCGAGGCCGGACGCACCGACTTTTCCGCTGACGTGCTCGCAGCGATCGAGGGGGTCTTCGCGCGGTGA
- a CDS encoding thiamine ABC transporter substrate-binding protein, translating into MSKQRAAVAGLVVIAGAASLTACGVDSGAGDDDSKTITVMSHDSWGAPDELIEQFEEESGYTVKVQTAGDAGEVANKLILTADSPTADVIYGIDNTYGMRVVNANVIEPYVASTATDEAKELALPGAEDQLTAIDYGDVCLNVDDAWFAEHDIDPPTSLDDLIDPKYKDLFVTPAASTSSPGLAFLLATIAQYGEDGWQDYWTKLMDNGAKLTSGWSDAYSVDFSGGEGKGARPIVLSYASSPPFTIPEGESEPTTSAVLNTCFRQIEYAGVIAGTDNAEGAEAFIDFLADTPFQESIPDTMFMYPASGAALPELWAEHAPLATDPLSVDPKEIEANRDTWLKEWADVTAG; encoded by the coding sequence ATGTCGAAGCAACGCGCAGCAGTCGCCGGCTTGGTGGTTATTGCTGGCGCCGCCAGCCTTACCGCATGCGGTGTGGATTCAGGGGCCGGCGATGATGACTCGAAAACCATCACCGTGATGAGCCACGATTCGTGGGGCGCACCGGATGAGCTGATCGAGCAGTTCGAGGAAGAATCCGGATACACCGTGAAGGTGCAGACCGCCGGCGACGCTGGGGAGGTAGCTAACAAACTCATCCTCACCGCGGATTCGCCTACCGCCGACGTGATCTACGGCATCGACAACACATATGGGATGAGGGTCGTCAACGCGAACGTGATTGAGCCCTACGTGGCGAGCACCGCCACCGACGAGGCTAAGGAACTCGCGCTACCCGGCGCCGAGGACCAGCTCACCGCGATCGACTACGGTGACGTCTGCTTGAACGTCGACGATGCCTGGTTTGCCGAACATGACATAGATCCACCGACGTCACTGGACGATTTGATCGATCCGAAGTACAAGGACTTGTTCGTCACTCCCGCCGCGTCGACATCCTCGCCAGGGTTGGCATTCTTGCTGGCCACCATCGCGCAGTACGGCGAGGACGGTTGGCAAGACTACTGGACGAAACTGATGGATAACGGCGCGAAACTCACGAGCGGATGGAGCGACGCCTACTCGGTCGACTTCTCCGGCGGCGAAGGTAAGGGTGCGCGCCCGATCGTGCTGTCGTACGCGTCTTCGCCACCCTTCACCATCCCCGAGGGGGAGAGTGAGCCGACGACCTCGGCTGTGTTGAACACCTGCTTCCGGCAGATCGAGTACGCCGGTGTGATTGCCGGCACTGACAACGCCGAGGGCGCTGAAGCATTCATTGACTTCCTGGCCGATACGCCGTTCCAGGAGTCGATCCCCGACACCATGTTCATGTATCCCGCGAGCGGTGCGGCGCTGCCTGAGTTGTGGGCGGAGCACGCGCCACTGGCCACCGATCCGCTGAGTGTCGATCCGAAGGAGATCGAGGCGAATCGGGATACCTGGCTCAAGGAGTGGGCCGACGTCACCGCAGGTTAG
- a CDS encoding PP2C family protein-serine/threonine phosphatase, with translation MPNLLRAAARTHLGLVRENNEDSFYVGDRLILVADGMGGHAAGEVASTITKDMLAALDREHPSDDITAALTQGIDNATAEIARQVADNPTLEGMGTTVTAVMFGDRRIAVANIGDSRAYLYQADKHKLTQLTSDDSFVQLMVDNGDITPDQAQHHPYRNVVLKSLNGQDVQPRFTTLRRIAGDRYLLCTDGLTDYVARGDIITSLDIADVDAAADRLVELALEAGAPDNVTVILIDILTADESAPTTDPGADTVTSKVIADEE, from the coding sequence ATGCCAAACCTGCTGCGCGCAGCAGCTCGCACGCATCTCGGTCTCGTGCGGGAGAACAACGAAGATAGCTTCTACGTCGGCGACCGCCTGATTCTGGTGGCCGACGGGATGGGCGGTCACGCCGCCGGAGAAGTCGCCTCCACGATTACCAAGGACATGCTCGCCGCGCTCGACCGCGAGCACCCGAGCGACGACATCACCGCCGCGCTCACCCAAGGAATCGACAACGCTACGGCCGAAATCGCTCGCCAGGTCGCTGACAATCCCACCCTGGAGGGCATGGGCACAACGGTCACCGCGGTGATGTTCGGTGATCGTCGCATCGCCGTGGCGAACATCGGCGACTCCCGCGCGTACCTCTACCAGGCTGACAAGCACAAGCTGACGCAGTTGACCAGCGATGACTCGTTCGTCCAACTGATGGTCGACAACGGCGACATCACTCCCGACCAGGCGCAGCACCATCCGTATCGCAATGTCGTGTTGAAGTCCCTGAACGGGCAGGACGTACAGCCGAGGTTCACCACGCTGCGGCGCATCGCCGGCGATCGCTACCTGCTGTGCACAGATGGCCTGACTGATTACGTCGCCCGCGGGGACATCATCACGTCCTTGGACATCGCTGATGTCGATGCAGCAGCCGACCGACTCGTCGAACTCGCGCTGGAGGCGGGAGCCCCGGACAACGTCACGGTGATCCTCATCGACATCCTGACCGCCGACGAGTCCGCGCCCACGACTGATCCGGGGGCCGACACCGTAACCTCCAAAGTCATCGCCGATGAGGAATAA
- a CDS encoding ferritin: protein MKMDNALEKAFCQQITMEFEASMVYRQLAIEMDVLSLPGMAAWLRHQADEEIVHANKFIDHLLDRDNHPTIGSTDVNVQEMDNPLAAFTAALEHERKVSEAIRDLYRQSEEVGDLDSRPLLNWFLTEQIEEEATVTEIVDRIKLIHDDGPGLLRLDAELGSRPTSTTED from the coding sequence ATGAAGATGGATAACGCACTGGAAAAGGCTTTCTGCCAGCAGATCACGATGGAGTTCGAAGCATCGATGGTCTACCGCCAGTTGGCCATCGAAATGGACGTCCTCTCCCTGCCCGGAATGGCTGCGTGGTTGCGCCATCAGGCGGACGAGGAAATCGTCCACGCGAACAAGTTCATCGATCACCTTCTGGACCGGGATAACCACCCGACCATCGGATCGACCGACGTGAATGTCCAGGAGATGGACAACCCGCTCGCGGCCTTCACTGCGGCTCTGGAGCACGAGCGCAAGGTGTCGGAGGCGATTCGCGACCTCTACCGCCAGTCCGAGGAGGTCGGCGACCTCGATTCGCGTCCGCTGCTCAACTGGTTCCTGACCGAGCAGATTGAGGAAGAGGCGACGGTGACCGAGATCGTGGATCGCATCAAGTTGATTCATGACGACGGGCCCGGTCTGCTTCGGCTCGACGCGGAGCTTGGCTCTCGCCCCACGAGCACGACCGAGGATTAA